The Heliomicrobium gestii genome segment CGGCGCGCAGGATGAGTCCCTTACCGGACGCCTCTTCGGCATGCTGGGGGCTGATCAGGTGCTTGTCGACGAGCACCGCCCGATCAAGGGGCTCCAACGCCTCCAGATTGACAAAGATCAGATCGCCGGCGGTCTCTTCGATTTCGGCGTCCTTAATCGCCGCCTCCACCTGACCGACGATGGCCTGGGCCTGGGCCTTCGAAGCGACGTTGGGGAAGGGAATGTTGCAAAGGTTGCGGGCCAAGCGCACCCGTGAACTGATGACGATCTCCGACTCTTTCCCCGTTCCTTCCATCCACTTGGTCAAGGCCTGATTGACAAAACGATCGCGCATCGTCATCCCCCTCTACTCTGCCATTCCTTTTTCCAACTCGCGAATCTGGTCGCGGAGCCGGGCCGCCTGTTCAAACTCTTCGTTGTTCACATGCTGCTGCAACTTGGCGCGCAGGCTCTGGATCTCCCGCTGCAAGCGGATGCTGCCGCCGCTGCGCTTGGGCACTTTGCCTGTATGGCGGTTCGACCCTTGCACCCGGCGCAGGAGCGGCTCCACCTTGTCCTGGAACCGGTCGTAACACTGGTGACAGCCTAGGCGGCCCGACTGACTGATCTGGTTGTAATTGGCGCCGCAGTGTTCGCATTTTCCCGGCGCATGCAGGTTTAAGCTGACAGAACCGGTCGCTTTCCCGGCGTCAAAGCCGAGCAGACCGGCCAGGAATTTGTTGATGGGAAAATTATCGTCGTAGGCCATGCTCCATTCTTTGTGGTGAGCGCGGGCACACTCCTCGCAGAGATTGACCTCCGATTTTTGCCCGTTGATGATCTTGGTCACATGGACCGTGGCCGGACGTTTTTTGCATTCATCACAATACATTGCCGAACCCCCCTCTACCATTTCAACCCTATTCCTTCCCTTGCCGCTCATCCGCCTCAGGGGCCTGATACCGGCTGAGATTGGAGAGCATGGCCTTGAGCAACCGGGCCCGCAACAGGTCCCGCTGGGGAAAGCCGATCTGC includes the following:
- a CDS encoding UvrB/UvrC motif-containing protein encodes the protein MYCDECKKRPATVHVTKIINGQKSEVNLCEECARAHHKEWSMAYDDNFPINKFLAGLLGFDAGKATGSVSLNLHAPGKCEHCGANYNQISQSGRLGCHQCYDRFQDKVEPLLRRVQGSNRHTGKVPKRSGGSIRLQREIQSLRAKLQQHVNNEEFEQAARLRDQIRELEKGMAE